The following are encoded together in the Bradymonas sediminis genome:
- the egtB gene encoding ergothioneine biosynthesis protein EgtB encodes MMTAREFRKIFAETRRRSEEICAHLQTEDFGVQPVEHVSPPKWHLGHTSWFFEELVLKKCPGYTVFDPRFGFIFNSYYESVGERVPRRERGNLSRPTVARVLAYRAAVTEATLGLLEDWSGLSPAQKSILEVGVHHEQQHQELLWTDIKYILGHNPLVPYYTESLGENPAPPSQGPKWVEVPAGIYEIGHADPERFCYDNERARHRVFLEDFTISTQLVQNQDYLAFIQDGGYADSLLWHAEGWQWRTQNEIDAPLYWQQIDGQWFQYTLGGLQKLQLDAPLSHISFYEAAAFARWKGMRLPTEFEWEAAQAKLDWGARWEWTESAYTPYPGFQKAPGALGEYNAKFMVNQKVLRGASVATPATHQRPTYRNYFHPPMRWQFTGIRLAN; translated from the coding sequence ATGATGACTGCCCGAGAGTTTCGCAAGATATTTGCCGAAACGCGTCGTCGAAGCGAAGAAATCTGCGCCCACCTTCAGACCGAAGATTTCGGCGTGCAGCCGGTCGAGCACGTCTCCCCGCCGAAGTGGCACCTCGGGCATACGAGCTGGTTCTTCGAAGAATTAGTGCTCAAAAAATGCCCGGGATATACGGTCTTCGACCCGCGCTTTGGCTTCATCTTCAATAGCTATTACGAGAGCGTCGGCGAGCGTGTGCCGCGCCGGGAGCGCGGCAATCTGTCGCGCCCAACCGTCGCGCGCGTCCTGGCATACCGCGCCGCGGTCACCGAGGCGACCCTGGGGCTCCTGGAGGACTGGTCGGGATTGTCGCCGGCTCAAAAGAGCATCCTCGAGGTCGGCGTTCACCACGAGCAGCAACATCAGGAACTCTTGTGGACGGATATCAAATATATCCTCGGACACAATCCCCTCGTCCCCTACTACACGGAGAGCCTCGGCGAGAATCCAGCCCCTCCCTCACAGGGGCCCAAATGGGTAGAGGTGCCCGCAGGAATCTACGAGATCGGCCACGCTGATCCCGAGCGCTTTTGCTACGACAATGAGCGCGCGCGCCACCGCGTATTCTTGGAAGACTTCACGATCTCGACGCAACTGGTCCAAAACCAGGACTACCTCGCGTTCATCCAAGACGGCGGCTACGCCGACAGCCTGCTATGGCACGCCGAGGGATGGCAGTGGCGCACACAAAATGAGATCGACGCGCCGCTTTATTGGCAGCAGATCGACGGCCAATGGTTCCAATATACCCTGGGGGGTCTGCAAAAACTCCAACTCGACGCCCCCTTAAGCCATATCTCTTTTTATGAGGCGGCGGCGTTTGCTCGGTGGAAGGGCATGCGCCTTCCCACCGAATTCGAGTGGGAAGCCGCTCAGGCCAAGCTGGACTGGGGCGCTCGCTGGGAGTGGACCGAGAGCGCCTACACGCCCTATCCCGGCTTCCAAAAAGCCCCGGGCGCGCTGGGCGAATATAACGCCAAATTTATGGTCAACCAGAAGGTCCTGCGCGGGGCCTCCGTCGCCACCCCCGCCACCCACCAGCGCCCAACGTATCGAAACTATTTTCATCCACCGATGCGCTGGCAATTCACCGGAATTCGTCTCGCAAACTAG
- the msrB gene encoding peptide-methionine (R)-S-oxide reductase MsrB, with amino-acid sequence MSDLKNKPESYWREKLTPEQFNILREAGTERPFTGEYCDTEATGVYRCAACNAPIFESGAKFHSGCGWPSFSAPHDPDGLDEVEDLSFGRRRTEIRCANCDSHLGHVFNDGPPPTGLRYCINSVAMTFEEGDAEE; translated from the coding sequence TTGAGCGACCTGAAAAATAAACCCGAATCCTATTGGCGCGAAAAGCTCACCCCCGAGCAATTCAACATCCTGCGCGAAGCCGGCACCGAGCGCCCCTTCACCGGCGAGTATTGCGACACCGAGGCGACCGGCGTGTACCGCTGCGCGGCGTGCAATGCGCCGATCTTCGAGTCCGGCGCGAAATTCCATTCCGGCTGCGGCTGGCCTAGCTTCAGCGCCCCGCACGACCCGGACGGGCTCGACGAGGTCGAGGACCTGAGCTTCGGCCGGCGGCGCACCGAGATTCGCTGCGCCAATTGCGACTCCCACCTCGGCCACGTCTTCAACGACGGCCCCCCACCCACCGGGCTTCGCTATTGCATCAACTCCGTGGCGATGACCTTCGAGGAAGGCGACGCCGAAGAATAA
- a CDS encoding ArnT family glycosyltransferase encodes MKTHWKPQELDRWDALIGAAVLLGTFWLFMATLEIGYTRDESFYFHAAAEYIGWFEDLWKNLWNPDFPSSLAESFSKENIDKHWNYNPEHPVLVKTLFALSHKLFFDKLGWLSESDALRLPGAAFGSMALLCAYAFGRQCFGRLAGVVAVGALIFQPRFFFNAHLTCFDVPIAALWVMVVYAYWRSLESKRWAWVTGVLFGLALSAKLNAFFLPIVLCGHWFLLYWRGFGRVKESGEGDAGEGGEEAAVAGQWTLGKFRLPPIPWGLVAMAILGPILFHVLWPYHWYDTWPRVEWYLNFHLKHVHYFVWYFAERLDDPPFPIGFPWVMTLVTVPATLLLTFGFGVWAAMRQWRFVDWARQWIAALRERKLPATRAPEAGFDPRATGLLIAINFIFPIALISMPSTPVFGGTKHWIASMVFLSILVGAGVSMAVEMALRALNERGETPDADADTPPPRPATRALLAVVLSLAVLGPAAYATWYNHPFGTSYYNELIGSYRGAADAGMMRQYWGYASRQSLPWVNEHAPKNGRVWTHNTTSWAWNMYKKDGIARKDLRPTSINASQIGIYHHQRAFTWEREKLWTAYGTRTPSHVVDIDGVPLVTVYERPKKKASKPLKKNGEKIERPEK; translated from the coding sequence ATGAAAACGCATTGGAAACCCCAAGAACTCGACCGCTGGGATGCCCTCATCGGCGCCGCCGTGCTGCTGGGCACCTTCTGGCTGTTCATGGCGACGCTCGAGATCGGTTATACCCGAGATGAGAGCTTCTATTTCCACGCCGCCGCCGAGTATATCGGCTGGTTCGAAGACCTGTGGAAAAACCTGTGGAATCCCGATTTCCCCAGCAGCCTGGCCGAGAGTTTTAGCAAAGAGAATATCGACAAGCATTGGAATTATAACCCCGAGCATCCGGTGCTGGTGAAGACGCTCTTCGCGCTGAGCCACAAGCTCTTCTTCGACAAGCTCGGGTGGCTGAGCGAGTCCGACGCGCTGCGCCTGCCGGGGGCGGCCTTCGGCTCGATGGCGCTCCTGTGCGCCTACGCCTTTGGGCGCCAATGCTTCGGCCGGCTGGCCGGGGTGGTGGCGGTCGGCGCGCTGATCTTCCAGCCGCGCTTCTTCTTCAACGCGCACCTGACCTGCTTCGACGTGCCGATCGCCGCGCTGTGGGTGATGGTCGTCTACGCCTATTGGCGAAGCCTTGAGAGCAAGCGGTGGGCGTGGGTCACGGGCGTCTTATTTGGGCTGGCGCTGTCGGCCAAGCTCAACGCCTTCTTTTTGCCGATCGTGCTGTGTGGGCATTGGTTTTTGCTCTATTGGCGAGGCTTTGGGCGCGTGAAAGAGTCGGGCGAAGGCGACGCCGGCGAGGGCGGCGAAGAGGCCGCGGTCGCCGGGCAATGGACCCTGGGAAAATTCCGCCTCCCGCCGATCCCCTGGGGCCTGGTCGCCATGGCGATCCTCGGGCCGATCCTCTTCCACGTGCTGTGGCCCTACCACTGGTATGACACCTGGCCGCGGGTGGAGTGGTACCTGAACTTCCACCTCAAACACGTGCATTATTTCGTGTGGTATTTCGCCGAGCGCCTCGACGACCCGCCCTTCCCGATCGGGTTCCCCTGGGTGATGACGCTGGTGACCGTGCCGGCGACGCTGCTCCTAACCTTCGGGTTTGGGGTGTGGGCGGCGATGCGCCAATGGCGCTTCGTGGACTGGGCGCGCCAGTGGATCGCGGCGCTGCGCGAGCGAAAACTCCCGGCCACCCGCGCGCCCGAGGCGGGCTTTGACCCGCGCGCCACCGGCCTGCTCATCGCCATCAACTTCATCTTCCCCATCGCGCTTATCAGCATGCCGAGCACGCCGGTCTTTGGCGGCACCAAGCATTGGATCGCCTCGATGGTCTTCTTGTCGATCCTGGTGGGCGCCGGGGTCTCGATGGCCGTTGAGATGGCGCTTCGGGCGCTCAACGAGCGCGGCGAAACGCCTGACGCCGACGCAGACACTCCGCCCCCGCGACCCGCCACGCGCGCGCTGCTGGCCGTGGTCCTCTCGCTGGCGGTGCTTGGCCCGGCGGCCTACGCCACCTGGTATAACCACCCCTTCGGCACCAGTTATTATAACGAGCTTATCGGCTCGTACCGCGGCGCCGCCGACGCCGGCATGATGCGCCAATATTGGGGCTACGCCTCGCGCCAGAGCCTGCCCTGGGTCAACGAGCACGCGCCCAAAAACGGGCGCGTCTGGACCCACAACACCACCAGTTGGGCGTGGAATATGTATAAAAAAGACGGCATCGCCCGCAAAGATCTGCGCCCGACTTCGATAAATGCCAGCCAGATCGGCATATATCACCACCAACGCGCGTTTACCTGGGAGCGTGAGAAGTTGTGGACTGCCTACGGCACCCGCACGCCTTCGCACGTGGTCGATATCGACGGCGTCCCGCTGGTCACCGTCTATGAGCGCCCGAAGAAGAAGGCCAGCAAACCCCTGAAAAAAAACGGAGAAAAGATTGAGCGACCTGAAAAATAA
- a CDS encoding DUF3015 family protein, protein MKYVKMMIAIGVVFFGVSVFGATSAQAQSYGTAGCGLGSMLFGEDEGMIQIFAATTNGLFATQTFGITSGTSNCVDRGVISQNSEQEAFFEMNYDALRQDMAAGQGEHLLAMGSLLGCSAEVQSELGSFSQAHYEQIFPSDHTTANQALYSYKMQLSQQEGFAQACARL, encoded by the coding sequence ATGAAATACGTAAAAATGATGATTGCTATTGGGGTGGTTTTCTTCGGCGTGTCGGTCTTTGGCGCGACGTCTGCTCAGGCGCAGAGCTACGGCACCGCCGGCTGCGGGCTGGGCTCGATGCTCTTTGGCGAGGACGAGGGGATGATCCAGATCTTCGCGGCGACGACCAACGGGCTCTTTGCCACGCAGACCTTCGGCATCACCTCGGGCACCTCGAATTGTGTCGACCGCGGCGTCATCAGCCAAAATAGTGAGCAGGAGGCGTTCTTCGAGATGAATTACGACGCGCTGCGCCAGGATATGGCCGCCGGTCAGGGCGAGCATCTTTTGGCGATGGGCTCGCTTCTGGGGTGCTCGGCCGAGGTGCAGAGCGAGCTGGGGAGCTTCTCACAGGCTCATTATGAGCAGATCTTCCCCAGCGACCATACCACCGCGAACCAGGCGCTCTATAGCTATAAGATGCAGCTCAGCCAGCAGGAGGGCTTCGCGCAGGCTTGCGCGCGCCTTTAA